In the Topomyia yanbarensis strain Yona2022 chromosome 3, ASM3024719v1, whole genome shotgun sequence genome, one interval contains:
- the LOC131688899 gene encoding zinc finger protein 239-like, which yields MDPQNLNSDESQLVVELNDFEEIKVETTQIIETTVEPEYKHPIEEVVNRQFFQCEICGIQFPFYSKLNEHRISHTVDKSIEKDLSSNTNEKPLTNGLCGKRPKRHQCPVCGKLCPVPSKLRKHMKVHSNDKRYSCERCTKRFHLRSLLEVHMRIHSGPHDCDVCGKRLSSNSRLKSHRLIHTDERPFKCDVCKKSFRQLINLTVHASVHTNQKDYNCEVCGIQFKSHWSVVRHSRSHSNVKMHQCEVCGKEFWESATLRNHMHIHTGEKPFNCQVCGRNFRFKYSLTRHKQEVCGKNMSKK from the coding sequence ATGGATCCGCAAAACTTAAATTCGGATGAGAGCCAATTAGTGGTCGAATTGAATGACTTTGAGGAGATAAAAGTGGAAACAACCCAAATAATAGAAACAACGGTTGAACCGGAGTACAAACACCCTATAGAAGAAGTAGTTAATCGGCAATTTTTCCAATGCGAGATTTGTGGCATACAATTTCCGTTTTATTCCAAGCTCAACGAACACCGAATCTCTCACACTGTGGACAAATCAATCGAAAAGGATTTGAGTAGCAACACGAATGAAAAGCCTTTGACCAATGGTTTGTGCGGGAAACGGCCTAAACGTCACCAATGTCCAGTGTGTGGAAAGCTATGTCCAGTGCCTAGTAAGCTCAGAAAACACATGAAAGTTCACTCAAACGATAAACGGTATAGCTGCGAACGGTGTACTAAAAGATTTCATTTGCGCAGCCTTCTCGAGGTACACATGCGCATCCATAGCGGACCCCACGACTGCGATGTATGTGGAAAACGACTTTCGTCAAACAGCAGACTTAAATCCCACCGGCTTATTCATACAGACGAAAGACCCTTCAAATGTGACGTCtgtaaaaaaagttttcgacAGCTCATCAATCTCACGGTACATGCCTCTGTTCACACAAATCAGAAAGATTACAACTGTGAAGTGTGTGGAATCCAATTTAAATCTCACTGGAGCGTCGTACGTCATTCTCGATCCCATTCAAATGTAAAAATGCATCAATGTGAAGTCTGTGGCAAAGAATTTTGGGAGAGTGCCACCCTCAGAAATCATATGCATATTCACACCGGTGAGAAACCTTTCAACTGTCAGGTGTGTGGAAGAAATTTTAGGTTTAAATATAGCCTCACACGGCATAAACAGGAAGTGTGTGGGAAAAATATGAGCAAGAAATAA